The nucleotide window AAAGGCTCAAAAGCGACAACTACCGAAAAATGTCCGAGAAACAAAAGATGATCCAATTCCTCATGGACATCGAAAGAAATTTGAGAGATAGACCAGGAGCCAACTTATGAAGGGGACTAACTTAAGCCGTTCCCTAAATTAGGGTGATAGAGATTAGTGCGAATTTTAATTTTTCAGTATTCGAGGGTATAGGTCAAGCAAGCTATTGTAAAACTATGTTCTTGCGTTAACTATTTCTACAGCTTTATCTAAATAGGTGCTACAAAAGTCATGGGGAATATTTAACAGGGCGCTGTTGTTATGGGGAACAACATTAGATAAAATTTCTAATGAAAAACTCAGTTCAACAACAATTATTTTCACCATGGCTTCTATAATAAGATTAATTTTTTCTTTTTTAGATTTATTTAAAGATGCATTTAAAATTTCTTTTAATTCTTCTGCATATGTTTCTTTTTTAGCGTTATCTAATGACTGTCCATCTTTAAATTTTAGGTGTGCACTAAAAGCATTTTTAATCTTCTGTGTCTGCACTAAATTTGATTCTATCCCTAGGAACTCTTCTCTTTTTTGTGTGAAAAAATCGGTGAGGATATATCCTGTTTTGAATTTTACTTGAGCTAATATTGATATGAGGTCACTTTCATGAATAAAGTTTTGTACTTTCTTTCCCAAGCTATTAGGGACCAATCTTGCTCCCCCAAAGGTTGCTACCTCTATATCTTGAATCTTTTGTTGTGTTACAAGCTTTAAAGCTTCGCATGTTAATAAAGCTCCATGGCTATGAGCAATCACCAGAACTCTTTTACTTGTATCTGGTGAACATCTTTCATGCTCAGATTCAATTAGTTCGGCCAAAAGAGGATATAACTTAGCAACTTCGTTCTTTCCTGCTGTAATGTCTCGATTACTAAGGCATAATGTTGGGTTATAAAAGAGGACAACTCTTTTATTATTAATTTTTGATGAAATTTCATTAGCGGTAGTTTTAGCACCGGCTTCTTTAAGGTGTCCTTTGTCAATTTTAAGACCTTGTAACTCATTCATGATTCCGTTTACAAAAATTATTGATTCTCCTGGTTGGTTTCCGTTGCCATTATTGATGACATGCGTGTATTCAGTATACTTTCTATTGGTTACTGTTTCTAATGCCGACATAACAAACTCCTACATGTTGCATTTAAGAAAATATACAATATAAAAACAAGGAGTTTATCTGTAAAGCATTATTTTTACATTTTTTGTATGGCATTGGAGTCTATTTTTATTTTGCTGATAGTTGCCATCAAAGCTAGAAATCCTAATAGAAAATTTATCGAGGCTTAGAGTATCAAAAATGTTTAAAAATTCGGTGTACACTATATTAGAAAAAGGGTTCTTTTCTTCTTGCTTCAGCTGCGCAGCTACCTTACTTTTCCTCCTCACCACCTACCCCTATTATAAGTTCAATTAAGTTTTTGATAATTGACAGCTTACGATGGTTTTAGGTAGTCTACTTACTTTATCTACCTTGATTTGAAGCTATGAGTAAACGACTTCTAATAGAACCCTTTTCCCTTCCTCTATCTCTCCTTGCCTTCAGCGCTCCTAATTTAGTCCAAGCCGCTTCGGAACCAACATTTAAAACTCCTCTAAGCCAAAATATTCCCTAATGAACATCGCAAAACGCTCAAAAGATAGCCCCAGATCCCACCGATGAAAAAACTCCTCCTAGCTCCATGTCTTCTCACCGCCTCACTTTCCGCAAGCGAGAACCTCAAAATCTACACCTACGGAGGAGGAGAGATCCTCCAAAAGGTCTTTAACCTCGTCTCGATCATCTGTGGGGCAAAAATCGCTGACTACGATGTTGCAGTTTGGATCGCGGTGAACATCGGCCTTCTCGTTGCGGTTGTCTTGGCTATGACGAAGATGAATCTTGCCCCTATTTGGAAGCAGTGGCTTATTCCCGTTTTTTTAACCGTCTCCCTTTTCACCCTAAGTACCGAAAAAGTCATCATCCACGACACCCTCATCAAAACCGATGCTAAGCAAAAGACCTACACCGTCGATCGGGTCCCTCTCCTTCTTGCCTATACCGCTCATTTCTTTAGCTCATTAAGCCATGGGATGACAAAAATGATCGAAGAGGGGGCCCATATTGTCGACGATCCCGTTTATAACTGGACCGGCCATATCTACGCTGGGCAAAGCCTTTTCAACACCCGCAAGATGCGGATCATTGACGAGGTGACCGAAGAAAACTTCCGTAACTTTTGCTCGGAATGTGTCTTTAGAGATCTGGGCCTGGGGATCTACACCAAAGAAGAGCTCATGCAAGCCCCCGACCTTTTCAACTTTTTAAAAGAGCGAACCTCAAAAATCCGGGGGGTGCAGTACAGACAGCCCAACCATTCTATAGGACCTCTTGAAGGCAAGGAAGAACCCCTTCCAGGGACATTGGGTACCCTAACCTGCCACCATGCCATCTCCCGGATCCATCAACATCTAGGTGGCCAGCTTGCTAATGCCAAAGAGCTCCTCGTCGGGTCCATTGGCAGCGAATACCAACACCTCATCGACAAAAGCCAAAACGCCCCCATCCAAAAGCTTATAGAACAACAAATCGCCATCGACACCCTCCAAGACTATACCATCGGAAGGTACGATACCCTTGCTGCCAAACGAGCTGAGCAGCTGCAGATCTCTTCCCAAAAAATCTTAGGAGCCATGGGAGCCAATATCCTCCTCGCTAGCCGGAACTACTTTGAAGCGCTCCTCTATGGAGTTTTCCCCCTCGTCATTATCGTCAGCCTCATCTCCCTTGGCTTCAAAGTCCTCCTTGGCTGGATCCAGATCATCGCCTGGGTAAGCTTCTGGCCTCCCTGCTTTATCATAGCAAACTTTGTCCTCGACTCCATCTGGGAAGCCAAAAAAGGAGCCCTAGGACTCGAAAAAGGGTACTCCCTCACGATGTCCGATGGCCTCTTCAACCTCTACAACCATATGGAAGGGATCGCTTGTGGCATCTTTGTCACCATCCCCCTCCTCTCCTGGGGACTCCTCTACCTCTCCAAAGGGGGAGCCTCCGCCCTTGTCCATTGGGCCAACTCATTCACCGCAAGAGCCCAAGGCTCCGCAACCGTTGCAGCCGGAGAAGAAACCACAGGCAACTACAGCTACCAAAACATCGGACTCTCCTCCAGAAACTTTGGTAATGTCACCGAGAACCAGAAAAACCTTGCCCCCCTTTTTATGGGATCGACCACAGCCACACAAGACGCCCAAGGAAAAGTGATCACTTCCACCCCAGGAGAGGGCCTTTCCCTAGACGAAAGAAAATCCCATCTGTTGACAGATATCACCCATTCCGATGCCTTTACCAAAAGCCTTCATGCCCAATGTAGAGAGGCAGAGTCCCTTACCCAAGGGGAAAGCCACACCTTCTCCCAAAGCGCCGCCCATACCGCCAATACAGCGCAAGGGCTGAATAAACACCTCTCCAATACATCAAATACCTCAGAAAGCTGGGACGCCTCCAAACTCCTATCGATGCAACGCCAAGCCCAAGAAGTCTTCACCAAAGCCGAAGAGTATGGAAAAACCCATAACATCGATACCACACAGGTTTTCGATGAAGCCCTCAAGGTAGGAGCTGGATGGGGGATCGGTTTAAAAGCAGGATTCGACACCTCCCTTTCCAACCGCTTCTCTGAAGCCTCAGCAGACCAAAAAAGTGAGCGCCTCTCCGATGCCCTTTCCATCTATGAAAGCATGCAAAACCTCGCCCAAACCGTTCACCGCGAAGGAGGAACCTTTTCTGCAGAAGAAGGGTTTAGAGATTACCAAGACTTCGCCGATTCCTTTAACCAAACAGAAAGCTCTGCAAAACAGCTCAATACCGCCTACTCCACCCAAAAAACCCTAGAAAACCTAGAGTCTGACATCCAAAGTAGCGATCTCCGCATCTCCGAGCATCTCAATAATGACTTTATGAGCTATCTAGAGTCTAACCTTGAAGATCGCGAGCTAATCCAAGAGACCCTCTCTACCCCAACCCTTAGAAAAGAAGCCATTGACGGCTTTATCCAAAACATCAAGCCCTCCCAAACAGAAACTCCCAACCTCAAAGCCGAGTATCGGGCGAATACCCAACCCTATGAAACGACTTCCTGGCAAGACAAACTTGAAACCGCCCGAGACCAAAAAAACCTCTATCAAAAAGAGATCCAAATAGCTCCACCCACTCAAGGGGAGCTTTTCAAAAACGGTTCCAACACCAAAAAGCTCACTAGAATTAAAAACGAAGTGCTTGGCGCTTCAGCCTCTCAAGAAAGGCCCCTTGCTCCCGAACAGTTTGAGCCCCTTTATACCGAAGCTGCCACCCTAAAACCCAAAACCCTTAACGAAAAAGGTGAGCCCACAGAAGGAGAGTTTCTAACAAGAAAAGAGGAGTTTCAAAAGACAAGCAGTCCCCACTTTCTCGAAAAGTTCCCTAAACGCATGGCGATCCATTCTATTGTTCGAAAGGTAGGGGACCTTCTAGATTTTCCCAACCCCGATAAGCAAAAAGAGCCCTACAATCCTGGCCTTCCAGGCTGGGATGATCTCACACCCGAACAACAGATCGCTGTTCTAGATGCAAGATTTAGCGATGATATCCCTTAAGGAGACCCATGGGCGTTTTTGAAAGTGTAACCCGAGGAGGACAGACCTGGGCCCACCGGATGCGGATGCTCAAGCAAGTCCTCCGCCTCATCTTCCTAGGGAGCCTCACCAGTTGCCTCCTATTTTTTGTAGGGAAGCTCAGCCTAGAGCCTCAAGAGAGGTTTCAAGCCGTTTACTACCTCCTCAAAGCGTCTCTTCCCTCCACAACAGACCGCATTTCCGTAAGCGGAGACTTTTGGAGCACAATCACCCACAAAGCGTCTCGAAAAAAACCCATTTCGGTTCCTAAAAGGCAGATCACCCGAGCTTGCAAGCCCCATGCTGACCACCTTAAAAACAAGGCCTTTCACCTCCTTAGAGAGGTCCCCTGGATATTTCTTATTACCTCCAGCCTACTCCTCCTTTTCTTCCTCCTTAAGGGGCTCGCCTCTAAACGACAAAAGCACCTCAAAGGGACCCGCCTCGAAAAATCCTGGAAGATCAAGCTCAAGATGACCCTGACCCGTCAAAAATCCGATCTCAAAATGGGCTCCATCCCCCTCCTTAAAAATAGCGAAACCCAACACATGCTCATCTGTGGAGCGACAGGAACAGGGAAGACCAATGCCCTCAGACAGCTGATTTCCCAAATCCGTAAGAGGGGAGAGCGCGCAGTCATCATCGATACAACAGGGGACTTTGTCACCCGTTTTTACCATGAAGAGAAA belongs to Candidatus Neptunochlamydia vexilliferae and includes:
- a CDS encoding conjugal transfer protein TraG N-terminal domain-containing protein — protein: MKKLLLAPCLLTASLSASENLKIYTYGGGEILQKVFNLVSIICGAKIADYDVAVWIAVNIGLLVAVVLAMTKMNLAPIWKQWLIPVFLTVSLFTLSTEKVIIHDTLIKTDAKQKTYTVDRVPLLLAYTAHFFSSLSHGMTKMIEEGAHIVDDPVYNWTGHIYAGQSLFNTRKMRIIDEVTEENFRNFCSECVFRDLGLGIYTKEELMQAPDLFNFLKERTSKIRGVQYRQPNHSIGPLEGKEEPLPGTLGTLTCHHAISRIHQHLGGQLANAKELLVGSIGSEYQHLIDKSQNAPIQKLIEQQIAIDTLQDYTIGRYDTLAAKRAEQLQISSQKILGAMGANILLASRNYFEALLYGVFPLVIIVSLISLGFKVLLGWIQIIAWVSFWPPCFIIANFVLDSIWEAKKGALGLEKGYSLTMSDGLFNLYNHMEGIACGIFVTIPLLSWGLLYLSKGGASALVHWANSFTARAQGSATVAAGEETTGNYSYQNIGLSSRNFGNVTENQKNLAPLFMGSTTATQDAQGKVITSTPGEGLSLDERKSHLLTDITHSDAFTKSLHAQCREAESLTQGESHTFSQSAAHTANTAQGLNKHLSNTSNTSESWDASKLLSMQRQAQEVFTKAEEYGKTHNIDTTQVFDEALKVGAGWGIGLKAGFDTSLSNRFSEASADQKSERLSDALSIYESMQNLAQTVHREGGTFSAEEGFRDYQDFADSFNQTESSAKQLNTAYSTQKTLENLESDIQSSDLRISEHLNNDFMSYLESNLEDRELIQETLSTPTLRKEAIDGFIQNIKPSQTETPNLKAEYRANTQPYETTSWQDKLETARDQKNLYQKEIQIAPPTQGELFKNGSNTKKLTRIKNEVLGASASQERPLAPEQFEPLYTEAATLKPKTLNEKGEPTEGEFLTRKEEFQKTSSPHFLEKFPKRMAIHSIVRKVGDLLDFPNPDKQKEPYNPGLPGWDDLTPEQQIAVLDARFSDDIP